The sequence GGTTAGTTGAGATATTAATAAAGTATGCTTGACTCTCATGTGTGTTTGCACTATTTTTTGATATGTTTTATTGGAGTGGTTCGTTATATAGAAAGTAATGATCTTAAGTTGATTAAAGTTTTTTTTTCGGTGTCTCTAATTGAAGGTCGACGAAATTACTGACGTCATGGTGACGAGAAAGGATGAGTTGGAATTGAGACACGAGGTTTGAATTATTCCTTATTATTTGTTACCACATTATAGTTAGTGCGTTAATGATAGTTTTAATTGTTATTTGGTTTTGTGAATTGACATTACAGTTTTCGAATCATAGTGGGATCATTGAAGAGGAAATCCCAGTCATAGGAATGTGTTTTGATTCGTTGCCTCTGGCACGGAAATTTTATGCAAATTATGCAAAGAAAGTTGGGTTCGTAACTAAATTCAGGAACACGAATTTTGACAAGACGTATAAGGAATCAAAGATACACATTAATCAATCTATTCATTACACGCGAGAAGGTTATCGGGAGTATCGGGTGAAGGCAGCAACTCAGGCAAACATAATTACAGCCACGAGATGCAGAGCAAGGATGTATTTCATGCTGGACAGAGAGAAGGAAAGTTGGATTGTGTCTAGATTAGAATTAAGGCATTCTCACCCCTCTTCGGCTAAGAAAGCGGTACACTATCATGAGTACAGGGAGTTGACGATGCATGCTAAGTGCGTCATTACGGATAACAACGAGGCTGGCATAAGACCAAATAACACGTATCTAGCACTGACAAACGCGGTTGGTGGGTCTTCAAACCTGAGTTTTTCAGAAAAGAATGTCAGAAATTACATCACAAGCAAACTCCGATGTGCTGATGACAATGCGGACTTTAAGGAGATGATGAATTATTTTGTTCGAATGAAAGAGATCAATCCCAACTTCTTTTATGCAATAGATGTTGACGATGCTAATAAGTTCAGGAGCACACTCTGAGTAGATGCAAGATGCAGGGCTTCGTATGAATATTATGGAGATGTGGTGTCGTTCGACACCACTTACAGAAGAAACaggtcttttttttatttatgggtCAAACGCAAAAGcagttttttttaatttgtttttgggTCTGTCATTTGTTGTTGGTGTTTTCACAGGCATGGTCTACTGTTTGCATTCTTTGTCGGTGTAAACCACAATGGGAAGTCTACTATTCTTGGTTGTGCTTTACTTGGGAGCGAGGAGATCCCTAGTTTTGAGTGGGTGTTCATGCAATGGGTGAGATGCGCCGGGACTGCGCCAAGGAGGATCATCACTGACCAGTACAAGGCCATGGTCGGTGCTATTAGGAAGGTCCTACTGAATACTGTCCACCGATGGTGCATTTGACACATACTGAAGAAGTCACAATTTAAGCTTGGAGGTTACGCTAGGTACAGAGAATTGAATCTAAGATGAATCACATTGTGTGGAATTCTCCTTCTGCTGACTCTTTTAAAGTTGATTGGGCTGAATTCATCAAAGAATTTGACCTAGATCAGAACAGATGGTTAACAAGTCCGTTATCGTTAACTTAACTCCCGTATATTGGTTGCATATTGCCTATTTATTCACTGTTGGTAATTTTCCCGGTTTGAATTGGTTGTTGTATTTTTTATAGGAGTGTAGTCGATGTTTCTTTTTTACCTAGTCAGTGGATGTTCTTTTCAATACACAAACAGATGGTTTCTCTCTTAGGAAACTAGatgtttttttatttgttttatttgttCTTTGGAAGCGGTCATCATGTTGTGTCTAAGCAACACTCTTATGCGCTATTTTTTTATGTAGACCTTTATGCCAATCGACGAAAATGGGGTCCAATATTCTTCAAGAGTGAATTTTGGGCCGGTATGAGGAGTACACAGCGGAGTGAAAGTATGCATGCATTTTACGGGGGTTTCTGCAATGCAAGAGTGGTTTGGTCCAATTCGTCTATGAATATGACAATGTGCTTGGAAACAAGGAGCAGAAGGAGCTGGAAGATGATGCTGCGGACTCGAAAGGAGTCATCCCATGTATAGGGAGCACAGGCATTGGGAGACAATTTCAGCGGAAATACACCAGTAATATGTTCAGGGATGTTCAGCTGGAGGTAAGGAAAAAAATCGATTGCGTGGTTCGGTCAACTAAACAACAGGGTAATTCAATTTCTATTAAAGTGGATGAGCAGAAGATAGTTTGGGAGAAGACTGTTTACCGTACTTTCACAGTAGATTTTGACCCATTGAGTCAAGAGGTTTAGTGCGAGTGCAACAAGTTTGAATCCACTGGTATATTGTGTTGCCACACCCTTGCTGTGTGGTCATACTACAGAGTTGACAGAGTATCGAGCTGCTATGTTCTTCCTCGATGGAGTAAGAACGCCATGCACAAGCCACACCTACATTAACACTAACATGCAAGAATTAGGTCGTTCAATGTAATCAAATGCCGTAGAATAAGAGGCAAGTACCATACATTTTTTAGTCATCTCGCGCATTGACTTACCCATTTTCTTCTGGAAGCTGCTACCTTGTCAAAATATCTGGAATCGGCACCGAAGTGAAAACCCAGCCCCACATAACTCAAGGTCGGGGCCTCCCTGAAAGAATCCAGGTTCCTCTTTTGCAACACCGTTTCTTGATAAAATAACCCTATTTAGTTTTAGTACACAAATCTTAAACACTGAAAATCTACAAAatcattcataccaaaatttCTGGAGGAAGACAGTAAAAGTCATCCTTAAACCGTGATGATTCCGAGTCATTAAAAGTGGAACACATCCACTGAACGATCTGCACGGTCAATTTTAATTGGTTAGGGTCATCTTTATGAGAGATTATATTTATTAAGAACTCCATTCATTCTATCAAAGTATTAGTATGTTCTACTTACGTTGCTATTGACCCAGCGACGAGGTTGCAGTGTGCACAGGTCCTCTCGGAGCAGTATTAAATATAGCCTTCCTTCATACGACGCCACGGCCTGCTCTACCCCCAACGACGCATTGACAGCCCATCGTCGCACTCGATCCTCATCATCCTCGTCGAGCTTTCTCCCCTTTAGCAACGGATGCACCTTTATAGGAGTACACTGGGTAGGGTTCTTTTTCATCCGAGTCATTCCGGGTGAAATCCGGTGGCTCGGTGGACTAGGTGTCCTGCAAGACGGAGTGGTTGGCATCATGGTCTGCAGGGGCTCCATGTACTGAAGTTGCTCATGGTATTCCCATATTCTTTTGCTCTCTGGGTCTCACATCGACAAGAAATTAGGGTTACTGCGTCAAAATCAACAAATgttagagaaaaataaattttgtatGCATACATTTCCTAATTCCCTAACGAGAAAAATAGACCCAAAAAAAGAGTTTTTCATAGGAAACTTGCCCGTCAAATTCCCATTCTTGATGTTGCACTTATGCTACGGAAAGTGTGCCTGCATCGGAAAATTTGGAGTCAGTTGTTTCATGTGTTTTCCTGATTGAGGTTGCCGTCGGGGGTCTCCGAACTTGTTTTCTGTTGGTCAACTCCCGGTGAAACAATTGGTGCCTCCTTTGAGCAGAGGCTCATTGTCCTTGTCATCATCTGAGCTCATTGGGAGATCTTTTTCTTCAGATGATTTTGGGTTGGACCTACATAGTCGGTCCTTTTTAACCCCCCCCTTTTCTTAGTAGTTGTCCTACTTATCTGTTTTATGCACATCGAATCTGTTACTTAAAGAAACTTCCAATTACATTGAAATCAACCTTTTGAGAATACTTAAGCTAGTCCATAATTTAATCCATACACAACCATAAACCTATTCCCACTTTCGGGCTAGTTTTCGAATTGTCCGCCCGCCGTGAGCGTTTTCTAGTTGGAGATGGATTTGTTGTGCTTCAAGTTGGTCGTCTTTCCATTGCTTCCTGCTCGCTCTCTCTACCGACGGAGCTTCCCTCTTTGTAGAAATAGCGTGAATCAAATAAACAATACTAAAGTCAATTTATTAACACGCTAAGTCGTAAATACGTGCTTACCCTTGGTGCAACCGAAGCTTTTCGTCCACGcttttgttgtgtttttttttttgctgcttttctCCTTTCAGCTTGAGGTGATCGGCCTTCTACGTCTTCACTTTTTCCCTTTTCTAGTCAAGAGGCGCCCCTTATTTAAGAAATGAAAAGAATCATGGATCAAAATCAAATGCCGAAGTATCGCTAACacaaaaactagaaaaaaaaacCTTGGACATCTTCAAAAAACGGAGTCATCCCCAACTACCTAACACATATGAAATCGGAAAACATATGTAGAAACAACCATTTagcaaagaaaagaaacatcatGCTACCTCTCAGAAGCAGCATCCACCGACATACTGGCATTAAGTAACCGATTTCTAGAAAGAAGTGAATACCTTAGAAAAATATATTATGCCTTATTTTCTAGACTTTCCGAGGTCCATGCAGCGAGCCATTGCTCATGCTCATGACAGTTGTCAAGCTGACCATATTGCAACTGCTGAAAATAGAGTACCTGAACATAAGAAGGGGACCAGTTATGCTCTACAACAAAAATGACATGCTCAATTTACTAATAGTCATTGAATGCGTCCTACCAGCATGACAAACATGCAGCCCTCACAAGTTTTGTTCTCTTTGAGCTTATACTTCTCGACTGCCATGTCGCACCACTTTAGAGTTTGCAACGGCCAGTTGAATCTTCTGGGATCAGAAACATCCAAGACGGGGTAAATGTGCCATGGTGAAATTACCTGTTGTGTTGTTGGGCACAGGAATACTTTCATTATCACCAGTAGAAAATATTTCCTAAACTCCATCCTGTCTGATTCTGTTGCCATAAGACAGCTATAAACCAAATCCCGGAGTTCAGTTGTTGTCCGTCTATGGAACCTCTTTTTGATGGCCACGTGGGCCGAATTTTCGTCATCCAGGGTTGGGAATGGATTGCCTACAACATTTCGATTCGTCAGTGCaaggtaaaatatatatatacccaATGATATTTGCACGAACATGCCCATGGCACACTAAGTAATTCGGAGAGCAGAACTTACCACTGGACGAGTCATGGCTCATGCTCATGACCGTTGTCAAGCTGACCGTATTGCAACCGCTGAAAATAGAGTACTTGGACAGAAGAAGGGGACAAGTTATGCTCTACAAAAAAATGACATGCTCAATTTACTAATACTCATTGAATGCGTCCTACCAGCATGACGAACATGCAGCCCTCACAAGTTTTGTTCACTTTGAGCTTATACTTCTCGACTGCCATGTCAAACCACTTTAGAGTTTGCAACGGCCAGTTGAATCTTCTGGGATCAGAAACATCCAAGACGGGGTAAATGTGCCATGGTGAAATTACCTGTTGTGTTGTTGGGCACAGGAATACTTTCATTATCACCAGTAGAAAATATTTCCTAAACTCCATCCTGTCTGATTCTGTTGCCATAAGACAGCTATAAACCAAATCCCGGAGTTCAGTTGTTGTCCGTCTATGGAACCTCTTTTTGATGGCCATGTGGGCCGGATTTTTGTCATCTAAGGTTGGAAATTGATTGCCTACAACATGTCGGTGCGTTAGTGCAAGTTAAAATATATGCCTATGGCATACTAAGTAATTTGGAGAGCGAAACTTACCTCGAGACGGATTGCCGAAAACCCGCCCGATTAACTCGGCATTGAGGCGGATGTTCCCAACGTCGAATATAAAAGTTCTTGTCTTAACCTCATACAACTCGGCCAGGTGAATCATGATGGCCTAATTCACAGACCAATTCGGAACAAGCCTCAATAATCCAAATCCAATTTCATCAATCTCCGCAAGCTTCTCAATGTCGTTGTTTCTAGTTAGCTTGTTCATCATGTCATGAATGTAGCTGGGCGAGCATCGCGACTCTAATAATTTCTGTCAATGGCCACAGTAGCTATAAGTCACAAATAGGATCATGTGGAATGACATGTCGATAACGGTAAATATCATTTTGCCTTTTTTCCCATCTTGATTGGTTTTTCGGCAAAACAACCCTGGTGCTTGTTCACAAAAAATAGTTGCATAACACAATGCCCAAATCCTTTAATAAAATCTGCAGATGAAATCAGAAGCAACATCCAACAAGTCTTTAATTATACACTGTTGTTACTGCTATATAAAACCCCAATCAAGTAATAGCATATAAAACCTAAATCAAAAGCATCATCTAATAATTCCTTAATTATACCCAAATTAGATGCAACATCAAACAAGTCAGATCTATGGTACTCAAATCCTACATCAATCAACAGCAATTATTCAACATTAACCAAGTATCATCCGTTATTGTCTATTAAccatcaaaaacaaaaagaagaaagataaaaaataatggTCTAATGGATTATATTTATTATCGTTatttacatttattttatttaatatttattaattttagtaataattaataaatattaaataaaataaatttaagttatttttattttttattttttgtcttcATAGGATTAATATTTTGAGAAATAAGTAAAAAAGGGATTTATTTATTACAACTTATAAATGCCCATTATTGTCTCTTACATCTAAAACAACCACTCTCTTGTTAAGTTAATATCATGAATAATTTACCTCTACCAACAACTCCTTAATTAGTAATTAGGGTGCAGTATAGTCTATGTCATGTTCTTTTTCGAATGAGACAAAATGACAGTTTTTAATTAAGTATAGATTCATAGTTAAAATGATCCATTTCGTATGAAAAGTGATAAATATTAAATACCCAATCAAAAAGGCTTCAAACATCTAGTGAACTAAAGACAATTGATTAAGTTGAATGTTTAAAtgaattaaaatcaattaatttataCATTCAATAGTTCTCACCTAAAGAATGCAAATATAATAGAAATTCTTACCAAAGTGATTATTCAAATGAATTAAAATTCTAGTCATGCTATATAAATCACCACTTTTTCTTACTATCTAAAATATTGTCCTGCTTAAAGCCGCAATTAATGAAACCAACAAAAATTGACATGTGTACAATATTAATCAATTACAATCTTCCCCTAAACAATTGACTGACAGTTAATTGGACATAATTAGCATTTAGTGTCAAAGAGAAgggtaaaataataagaataaaactAGCAAACTAGGATCAACCAATGGCCAAAGGCACACAAACATCTCAAATTCATATTGCTATTCATAACCAACAGGGGGTTGAAATTAGTAGTACCCAAACATACCTCAAGTTCATGTTTTGGAATATGAAATACCACAATTTGAATCATATTCAAAAGCCATGATCACACGTATAACATAATTAGCAAGTAGTGTCAAAGAGAAGGgaaaaaagataagaataaaACTAACAAACTAGGATCAACCAATGGCCAAAGGCACACAAACATCTCAAATTCATATTGCTATTCATAACCAACAGGGGGTTGAAATTAGTAGTACCCAAACATACCTCAAGTTCATGTTTTGGAATATGAAATACCACAATTTGAATCATATTCAAAAGCCATGATCACACGTATAATCTAACAACACCTCAAGTTTAAGTGTAAAGTTGTTTTGAAGATGCATTCACATATGATAACAGAACAAGTTGGAATGCATATTAAATATGAAAGGAAATCTATGTTTATGTATGATGCTAAGCTGCAGCAACAAATCAGGGCATCCTGTTGAAAAAATCaactttagaaaaaaattaattaatgtatACATTCAATAATTCCCACCTaaagaattaaaatataataGAAAAGATCATCTAGCAAAATGAAACACCATAACCAAATCCTTTAATAAAACCTGCAGATGAAATCAAAAGCAACATCTACCAAATCCTTAATTATACCCAAATCAAAGGCAACATCCAACAAATATCATCCATAGTACTCAAACCCTACATCAATCAACACCATGTATTAAACCTAATCGTTTAGTTCAGTTAAGCGATGTTTTAAGGCTTGGGCAGGGGACGTCCTACTGCGTTCGTCAGAGCAAAGCAGAGAGGCTTCAATGGCGCTGCCAACAGTGACATGCAGCAGCAGCGGCGCACTCTTGGTGAGAAGGAGAACCCCCTTGTTCCTCGCACCTGGGTGGCACGACGTCGCTGTGAGGAGATGGGCGAGACTCCGATTAATGCGCCAGTGACCATGTTGATGGGATGGAATCGTTGCGGCGTTTTGGAGCGAGCTTCGGAAGTCGGCTATCGCCCGCACGTGGTGGACCGAGGCGCTGCGTCCCTTGACGGTGGAGGAGAATGTCACGCGATGAACCTGATAGTGTGGCACTGCCATGGATGGTTTTGGAGTTCTGCTACGATGAAACGGTGAAAAGAGATGAGAGGGTTTAGTTAGGTTAATTTTGTTTACCTGGGTGAAATTTGGATGTTGCTGAGGTGAAGTGGGCTTCGTGATCCCAATCCAACAGGAGTTAGCAGATTTTTGGCTGGACCCCCTCTTGGTTCCCTAGCATTATTGTTTTTAGGCAATGTAATTTCATACCATGAATAATAATCGTATTTTTAAAAATGTGCCATATAAGCCCAATGGGAAACACCCTCCCCATACTATATATCCATGCGTAGCCGCTTCCACAACGTGAACCTCATCTCGCGCCATCATTTCTTGAAACTCCAGCAACTGTCGCGCGCCGTCGCCTCATCCACCGTAACTGATTGCGTCGCAGCACCGGCCGCCTTTGCATCAAAAGCTCTTCGCTGTGATGCACCGATCTCCATGCAACATATCTTGCGTCGTGATCGGACCGTCGACGTCGTGCTCTATTTATTGGAGTTCGCTGCCAATCGTCGTAGACAGCATCATCATTCTTCCCGCTTCCAATTCTCTTTGCTGGGATGTGCGGCTATGCATGCAAGGTCTTGTGAGACTTCATCGGACCTTTAACATGAAAAAGTTTCTTTCTATTTAACTTGAggtgttttttttattaaatttgagatttttttgttacacttagaattttttttttgtaaaacttagaatgttttattttattaaactaaTTGGGATGTTTCTTTTTGTTTAACTTGAAAGGCTTCTTTtattaaatttggattttttttgttataCTTAGAATGTTTCTTTTTTAAAAGCTGAAATATTTTTACTGTTACGTTgagatatttcttttgttaaacTTTGGATGTCTCTTTTTCGTAATTTGGGATATATTTTGATGTAGGTCAGTCCTGCGTGGTGCACAGAAAAATTACGGCAGAAAATACAATGACAACGCGACGGACGATTGAAACTAAAATACGGGCAATCCGATGAGAAGGGAATGAGATAAAatcctatttttaaaaatttaaagttttattttttaaaagtcatTANNNNNNNNNNNNNNNNNNNNNNNNNNNNNNNNNNNNNNNNNNNNNNNNNNNNNNNNNNNNNNNNNNNNNNNNNNNNNNNNNNNNNNNNNNNNNNNNNNNNNNNNNNNNNNNNNNNNNNNNNNNNNNNNNNNNNNNNNNNNNNNNNNNNNNNNNNNNNNNNNNNNNNNNNNNNNNNNNNNNNNNNNNNNNNNNNNNNNNNNNNNNNNNNNNNNNNNNNNNNNNNNNNNNNNNNNNNNNNNNNNNNNNNNNNNNNNNNNNNNNNNNNNNNNNNNNNNNNNNNNNNNNNNNNNNNNNNNNNNNNNNNNNNNNNNNNNNNNNNNNNNNNNNNNNNNNNNNNNNNNNNNNNNNNNNNNNNNNNNNNNNNNNNNNNNNNNNNNNNNNNNNNNNNNNNNNNNNNNNNNNNNNNNNNNNNNNNNNNNNNNNNNNNNNNNNNNNNNNNNNNNNNNNNNNNNNNNNNNNNNNNNNNNNNNNNNNNNNNNNNNNNNNNNNNNNNNNNNNNNtttaaaattttattattaaaaattaaaaatgttactttttaataattttaaaaagttgttTAAATTGATTCATATTCGAGTTAGTTATGTGGCCAGATTGATATAAAAAATACGAGTAAATGTTATTTCCAGTAATTTATTAGTACTATATACTGCTATAGCCAAGGTTTTTTGGCTTTTGTGGCTGTTTTGCCGAATTGGGTGATGACTCATATGAGGCTCCTTAACCCTCATCCTAATccaacaaattaattaaaaactaGCATATAAATTACATGGCATATTCAGAAAGAGCTAGTGAGGTAGTAATTCTGTAGACTGTAGTCAACTAGTATATATTAAGGTAAAAAGTCAAGGTGTAGTTAATTTTATGTAAAGTTGATAACTGAAagttgttagataaaaatttaattaaattaattaaattatttaacaatttttaactattaattttacgTAAAATTGACTATATCTAAATTTTCACCAAACAAATACTGCTATTATCATTCTCAAGGATACTTCTGTAACAATGTGATTTTAAGGTCAcagtttaaatatttttattaataaatataaaaaaatgtattaaaaatttaaattttttaatttataaatttaatatttttaaaaacacaAGATAGATAAATCCATAAAAAAATATTCCGTGTTATAAAAGAGATTAATTAATATATAGCTTCTATAAAAGATTTTAAAACTTCAATAGAAATATTGTTTCACATGTAAGAGTATACCTCTAGTTTTAGAATTACAATAATCATGTTATTGATCATAAGAAAACAGCCGTCAGACAACACAGTACAGTGATGAACCCACCAGCTGTACAACATGGTTGGAATTGTCTGGAATTATTTTGTCGCATGCTTCTAGTCTAGGCTTTATCTCTAGTTACTTTTTTGTAATTAACACTAAATCATTAACTTTAAAGTAGTTAAACAAACTCAGAAT is a genomic window of Arachis ipaensis cultivar K30076 chromosome B06, Araip1.1, whole genome shotgun sequence containing:
- the LOC107647293 gene encoding protein FAR-RED IMPAIRED RESPONSE 1-like, which codes for MEISTPEGGSNSTLITSNEGNEELSVGEVVTQEGSKVDEITDVMVTRKDELELRHEFSNHSGIIEEEIPVIGMCFDSLPLARKFYANYAKKVGFVTKFRNTNFDKTYKESKIHINQSIHYTREGYREYRVKAATQANIITATRCRARMYFMLDREKESWIVSRLELRHSHPSSAKKAVHYHEYRELTMHAKCVITDNNEAGIRPNNTYLALTNAVGGSSNLSFSEKNVRNYITSKLRCADDNADFKEMMNYFVRMKEINPNFFYAIDVDDANKHGLLFAFFVGVNHNGKSTILGCALLGSEEIPSFEWVFMQWVRCAGTAPRRIITDQYKAMVGAIRKTFMPIDENGVQYSSRVNFGPSGLVQFVYEYDNVLGNKEQKELEDDAADSKGVIPCIGSTGIGRQFQRKYTSNMFRDVQLEVRKKIDCVVRSTKQQGNSISIKVDEQKIVWEKTVYRTFTVDFDPLSQEV